A genome region from Acidimicrobiia bacterium includes the following:
- a CDS encoding VWA domain-containing protein, with the protein MLLDVLTGFIQELRAAGVPVSMVEAIDATEALRYTDLADRVAFKSTLGATLIKNVRHLEAFETAFEVYFAHHRPEPDVGDGSGSPSKSETTPGEGGRPGAGGDRDLDELIEALFQALLAEDLASIRSLVRRAVDDYAGIEPGRPVGGTYYLYRTLRRLGVDGLLERLLESEEGQGRSDLEERLVREEYEERIEQLREEIRDEIRRRLVADRGREAVAKTLRKPLLEDVDLMHAARADLAQLEQVINPLTRKLAARLAHKRRLRRAGRLDFRRTMRRSLATGGVPIEPQFRSPHPIKPEIFLLCDISGSMATFARFTLQFMYAMSSQFSKVRSFAFIDALDEITSYLDVGTDFPQALDRISTEAEVIWIDGHSDYGRSLDQFWTRYGGHLTRRSTVIITGDARNNYRDVNSSIVPQLVEVSRAVYWLNPEPEAYWDTGDSVMNAYAKHCTGAYEVRNLRQLEAFVEQIALPPVGRVSRPVPHEPGPGRFWQR; encoded by the coding sequence ATGCTCCTCGATGTTCTCACCGGTTTCATCCAGGAGTTGCGAGCGGCCGGCGTTCCGGTCTCGATGGTCGAGGCGATAGACGCCACCGAAGCCCTCCGCTACACCGACCTGGCGGATCGGGTGGCTTTCAAGTCCACTCTCGGTGCGACCTTGATCAAGAACGTGCGCCACCTCGAAGCCTTCGAAACGGCTTTCGAGGTCTACTTCGCCCACCACCGCCCGGAGCCGGATGTCGGCGACGGAAGCGGGTCACCATCGAAATCGGAGACGACGCCCGGTGAGGGGGGTCGGCCGGGTGCGGGAGGTGACCGCGACCTCGACGAACTCATCGAAGCCCTCTTTCAGGCATTGCTGGCCGAGGACCTGGCGAGTATCAGGTCTCTCGTCCGTCGAGCGGTCGATGACTACGCCGGGATCGAACCCGGCCGCCCGGTCGGGGGAACCTACTATCTATACCGGACTCTCCGCCGTCTGGGCGTGGACGGTCTGCTGGAACGTCTACTCGAGTCTGAAGAAGGCCAAGGCAGATCGGATCTCGAAGAGCGACTCGTGCGCGAGGAGTATGAGGAGCGAATCGAGCAGTTGCGTGAAGAGATCCGGGATGAAATCAGGCGGCGACTCGTCGCGGACCGGGGTCGTGAGGCCGTAGCCAAGACTCTCCGCAAGCCTCTGCTGGAAGATGTCGATCTGATGCATGCGGCCAGGGCCGATCTGGCGCAGCTGGAACAAGTCATCAACCCGCTGACTCGCAAGCTCGCTGCGAGGTTGGCCCACAAACGTCGCTTGCGCCGAGCGGGGCGATTGGATTTCCGTAGGACGATGCGCCGCTCACTTGCGACGGGCGGCGTTCCCATCGAACCGCAGTTCCGGTCCCCGCATCCGATCAAGCCGGAGATCTTCCTTCTATGCGACATCTCCGGCTCCATGGCCACCTTTGCCCGCTTCACCCTGCAGTTCATGTACGCGATGTCGAGTCAGTTCTCGAAGGTCCGGTCGTTCGCCTTCATTGATGCCCTCGACGAGATCACCTCCTATCTCGACGTCGGCACCGACTTTCCGCAGGCACTCGACCGGATATCGACTGAGGCCGAAGTCATCTGGATAGACGGCCACTCAGACTACGGCCGGTCCCTCGACCAGTTCTGGACTCGATACGGTGGCCATCTGACCCGGCGCTCCACCGTGATCATCACCGGTGATGCGAGGAACAACTACCGGGATGTCAACAGCTCGATCGTTCCCCAGCTCGTTGAAGTCTCCCGTGCCGTCTACTGGCTCAACCCCGAGCCTGAGGCCTACTGGGACACGGGCGACTCTGTCATGAACGCCTATGCCAAGCACTGCACGGGCGCCTACGAAGTCCGAAACCTCCGTCAGCTCGAAGCCTTCGTCGAGCAGATTGCCCTGCCTCCGGTCGGTCGGGTCTCCCGCCCTGTTCCGCATGAACCGGGCCCGGGCCGGTTCTGGCAGAGATAG
- a CDS encoding LCP family protein, with protein MARSRPGRRRRSGIIGQAAPTHREIEREARYQAAKIARRRIAVATVGALAVVGATVVLTTWLNRSPEAMPPDVDPPPETGAALLLGLTDERGSLVSIGLVASHSVEEPRLVLFPPSLAAVLPGYGERDISEAILFGGPDLFRLTVTNLLGIRIDAVGVATVDEVVSVVGDSVPVELSNPLIISDSGGETVVFAQGLADRDPGDLARLLTEQGDGDELAWLVRQGAVWEAMFAAAAVDAGVLDGLLETFGLPSDVAYQSLSTAVVSDPLLISAIPTNRAVGVGSTGERYTLSTEEGAAFVTELLDYLQIADEPRLRVEILNGTGLVGTAGPVAKVLIEAGYRVVFTDNADRQDFEVSRFIAQGPGNQNAAVAVQRLFGTGDVFLEQRQPSGVVDLTIIVGSDLVLRSDDNLSRFR; from the coding sequence ATGGCTAGATCGCGCCCAGGTCGCCGGCGCCGGTCCGGAATCATCGGCCAGGCCGCTCCGACGCATCGGGAGATCGAGCGCGAGGCCCGCTACCAGGCGGCGAAGATAGCGCGGCGCCGGATCGCCGTTGCGACGGTGGGCGCCCTGGCGGTGGTGGGCGCGACGGTCGTTCTGACTACCTGGTTGAACCGGTCGCCGGAAGCCATGCCGCCCGACGTCGACCCTCCGCCCGAAACCGGAGCGGCCCTCCTGCTGGGTCTGACCGACGAACGCGGTTCGCTGGTTTCGATCGGGCTGGTGGCCTCCCACTCGGTTGAGGAACCACGCCTCGTTCTGTTCCCGCCCTCGCTGGCGGCGGTGTTGCCCGGGTACGGAGAGAGGGATATCTCGGAGGCAATCCTCTTTGGTGGCCCGGATCTGTTCCGGCTCACGGTCACGAATCTGCTCGGGATCCGCATCGATGCCGTCGGCGTCGCGACTGTCGATGAGGTTGTATCTGTCGTCGGCGACTCCGTTCCCGTCGAGCTTTCCAACCCTTTGATCATCTCGGATTCCGGCGGCGAGACGGTCGTCTTCGCGCAGGGGCTCGCCGATCGGGATCCCGGCGATCTCGCCCGGTTGCTCACCGAACAGGGTGATGGCGATGAACTGGCTTGGCTGGTGCGTCAAGGTGCCGTGTGGGAGGCGATGTTTGCTGCTGCGGCTGTGGATGCAGGCGTACTCGACGGATTACTCGAAACCTTTGGGCTGCCTTCCGATGTCGCCTACCAATCGTTGTCGACGGCCGTCGTGTCCGACCCGTTGTTGATCAGCGCCATCCCGACCAATCGGGCCGTAGGCGTCGGGTCGACGGGGGAGCGCTACACCTTGTCGACCGAGGAAGGAGCGGCGTTTGTCACCGAGCTGCTCGACTACCTGCAAATAGCGGACGAACCGAGATTGCGCGTGGAGATCCTCAACGGTACGGGACTCGTGGGGACAGCCGGTCCGGTCGCCAAGGTTCTAATCGAGGCGGGCTACCGGGTCGTCTTCACGGACAACGCCGATCGGCAGGACTTCGAGGTCAGTCGTTTCATCGCGCAGGGACCCGGCAACCAGAACGCCGCCGTCGCCGTCCAGCGTTTGTTCGGCACCGGTGATGTCTTTCTCGAGCAAAGACAGCCCAGTGGAGTCGTGGACCTCACTATCATCGTTGGTTCAGACCTCGTCCTAAGGAGTGACGACAATCTCAGTCGATTCCGATAG
- a CDS encoding response regulator, whose translation MAHRVLVVEDSAVIRRLIEVCLRPASLEVIMREDGPTGLSAALNDHPDLLVLDIGLPEMDGWEVLDRLRSDSRTKDLPVLVLTAHAEEESRRRADEGGADAFVTKPFQPNDFRQEVLNLLARPRSAVGLSTT comes from the coding sequence GTGGCACACCGAGTGCTGGTAGTTGAAGACTCAGCGGTGATTCGCCGTCTCATCGAGGTGTGTCTTCGACCTGCCAGTCTGGAAGTGATCATGCGCGAGGACGGCCCGACTGGTCTCTCCGCTGCGCTCAACGATCATCCCGACCTTCTCGTTCTCGACATTGGACTTCCAGAGATGGACGGGTGGGAAGTGCTCGACCGGCTTCGGTCCGACAGCAGGACCAAGGACCTCCCGGTGCTCGTGTTGACGGCACACGCCGAGGAGGAGTCCCGCAGACGAGCCGATGAGGGTGGGGCCGACGCCTTCGTTACGAAACCCTTCCAGCCGAACGATTTCCGTCAGGAAGTCCTCAACCTTCTTGCCCGTCCCAGATCTGCGGTCGGCCTCAGCACCACCTAG
- the gap gene encoding type I glyceraldehyde-3-phosphate dehydrogenase encodes MKVAINGFGRIGRAVFRIIAERNDPDLQVVAVNDLTDDDTLAHLLKYDTVFGRFNGEIEVGGGVMKAGGQTVAMLMERDPAALPWAELGVDVVVESTGVFRDRVSLEKHLTAGAKRVLLTVPAKDPVDATVVMGVNEETMTADAKLVSNASCTTNCLAPLVKVLDEAFGVERGLMTTIHAYTNDQSIADSPHKDLRRARHAAANIIPTTTGAARAVGKVLPHLDGKLDGMAMRVPVPDGSIVDFVAQLKTDVTKEQVNAAFLAAAQGELKGILEYTEDPIVSSDIIGNPHSSIFDSQLTTVMAGNMVKVVSWYDNEWGYSSRVVDMLSAMADQ; translated from the coding sequence ATGAAAGTAGCCATCAATGGTTTCGGCCGTATTGGACGTGCCGTGTTTCGGATCATCGCCGAACGAAACGATCCGGATCTTCAGGTTGTCGCGGTCAACGATCTGACCGACGACGACACTCTCGCCCATCTGTTGAAGTACGACACGGTCTTCGGACGTTTCAACGGTGAAATCGAAGTGGGCGGGGGTGTCATGAAGGCGGGTGGCCAAACTGTTGCGATGCTGATGGAGCGCGACCCGGCTGCCCTGCCGTGGGCCGAGCTCGGAGTCGACGTCGTCGTCGAGTCGACCGGTGTGTTCCGGGACCGGGTCTCACTCGAGAAGCACCTGACGGCAGGCGCCAAGCGGGTCTTGCTGACCGTTCCGGCCAAGGATCCGGTCGACGCGACGGTTGTCATGGGTGTCAACGAAGAGACGATGACGGCCGACGCGAAGCTCGTCTCCAACGCATCGTGCACGACGAACTGCCTGGCGCCGCTGGTGAAGGTGCTCGACGAAGCGTTCGGTGTCGAGCGTGGCCTGATGACCACGATTCACGCCTATACGAACGATCAGAGCATCGCCGACAGCCCTCACAAGGATCTGCGGCGCGCACGCCATGCGGCCGCCAACATCATCCCGACAACCACCGGAGCTGCACGGGCGGTCGGCAAAGTCCTCCCGCATCTGGATGGAAAGCTCGACGGCATGGCAATGCGGGTTCCCGTCCCGGACGGCTCCATCGTCGACTTCGTGGCGCAGCTCAAGACCGACGTCACCAAAGAGCAGGTCAACGCGGCGTTCCTGGCTGCCGCACAGGGAGAACTGAAGGGCATTCTCGAATACACAGAGGATCCGATCGTGTCGTCCGACATCATCGGGAACCCTCATTCGAGCATCTTCGACTCCCAGTTGACGACGGTCATGGCCGGCAACATGGTGAAGGTTGTCTCCTGGTACGACAATGAGTGGGGTTACTCGAGCCGCGTGGTGGACATGCTGTCGGCGATGGCCGATCAGTAG
- the nadD gene encoding nicotinate-nucleotide adenylyltransferase produces MKRGILGGTFDPPHIAHLIAGETAYRQLALDVVSFIPAGAPWQKFDSGVSSAEHRWEMTRLSVEPIPYFVADDSEIRRDGPTFTIDTVESFAGDELVLILGADAALGIRSWHRWRDLLEKVDLAVAPRPGVGRHEVEHAVPKTIEWLDMAPIDVSATDVRERARKGLSIRFYVRERVWQYVQEQHVYG; encoded by the coding sequence GTGAAGAGAGGAATCCTGGGCGGGACCTTCGACCCGCCCCACATCGCGCACCTGATCGCCGGCGAAACTGCCTACCGGCAACTCGCGCTCGACGTGGTCTCGTTCATTCCCGCAGGAGCACCCTGGCAGAAGTTCGATTCGGGCGTGTCCTCGGCCGAGCATCGTTGGGAGATGACGAGGTTGAGTGTTGAGCCGATCCCCTACTTCGTCGCCGATGACTCGGAGATTCGCAGAGATGGGCCGACCTTCACGATCGACACCGTCGAGAGTTTCGCAGGGGACGAACTCGTTCTGATACTGGGCGCCGATGCGGCCCTGGGCATTCGCTCGTGGCATCGATGGAGGGACCTTCTCGAGAAGGTAGACCTCGCGGTTGCTCCGCGACCCGGCGTGGGGCGTCATGAGGTCGAGCATGCGGTGCCGAAGACCATCGAGTGGCTCGACATGGCTCCAATCGATGTGTCGGCTACCGATGTCCGGGAGAGGGCACGCAAGGGCCTGAGCATCAGGTTTTACGTGCGCGAACGTGTGTGGCAGTACGTTCAGGAGCAACACGTCTATGGCTAG
- the rsfS gene encoding ribosome silencing factor, which produces MTTISVDSDSQIAASQIADILDAKKAEQIILLDVSELIQITEIFVIATGTSRRQVLTLADELSVQMKANDRPPLRIEGQDDGIWLLIDFGDVVVHLFQPEPRKHYDLERLWGDAPRLEWEPAAIGEI; this is translated from the coding sequence GTGACGACAATCTCAGTCGATTCCGATAGCCAAATAGCCGCTTCGCAAATCGCCGACATCCTCGATGCCAAGAAAGCAGAGCAAATCATCTTGCTCGATGTGTCGGAACTGATCCAGATCACCGAGATCTTCGTGATCGCTACCGGAACTTCCCGTCGCCAGGTTCTCACTCTGGCTGATGAGCTCTCAGTTCAAATGAAGGCGAATGATCGCCCTCCCCTTCGTATCGAAGGGCAAGACGATGGCATCTGGCTGCTGATCGATTTCGGCGATGTAGTCGTTCACCTCTTCCAGCCCGAGCCGCGGAAGCACTACGACCTGGAGCGTCTGTGGGGCGATGCCCCTCGCCTCGAATGGGAACCGGCCGCGATAGGCGAGATCTGA